One Prodigiosinella aquatilis DNA window includes the following coding sequences:
- the cutA gene encoding divalent cation tolerance protein CutA → MSEQIVCDAVVVLCTAPDENSAHALATSALEAHLTACVTLLPGATSLYHWEGRLERQQEIQLLLKTDAQHQQLLIDHLKQHHPYQTPELLVIPVTGGDNDYLSWLNASLR, encoded by the coding sequence ATGTCCGAACAGATTGTCTGTGATGCGGTTGTCGTACTCTGTACCGCCCCCGACGAAAACAGTGCACACGCATTGGCCACTTCTGCGTTGGAAGCCCATCTGACAGCCTGTGTCACGTTACTGCCAGGAGCGACATCGCTCTATCATTGGGAAGGGAGGCTGGAACGACAGCAGGAAATTCAGTTACTGCTTAAAACCGATGCTCAACATCAGCAGTTACTAATCGATCACCTAAAGCAACATCACCCTTACCAAACACCGGAACTTCTGGTGATACCGGTTACTGGTGGTGACAACGATTATCTCTCATGGCTCAACGCATCTTTACGCTGA
- a CDS encoding co-chaperone GroES — translation MKIRPLHDRVIVKRKEVESKSAGGIVLTGSAAGKSTRGEVLAIGHGRILENGEVKPLDVKVGDIVIFNDGYGVKTEKIDNDEVLIMSESDILAIVEA, via the coding sequence ATGAAAATTCGTCCACTACATGATCGCGTAATCGTCAAGCGCAAAGAAGTCGAGTCCAAGTCTGCTGGCGGTATCGTTTTAACCGGTTCTGCAGCGGGTAAATCCACCCGTGGTGAAGTCTTGGCCATCGGCCATGGCCGCATCTTGGAAAATGGTGAGGTCAAACCTCTGGACGTGAAAGTAGGCGATATCGTTATTTTCAATGATGGCTATGGCGTTAAGACAGAAAAGATCGACAACGATGAAGTGTTGATCATGTCTGAAAGCGACATTTTGGCAATTGTTGAAGCTTAA
- a CDS encoding acetoin dehydrogenase dihydrolipoyllysine-residue acetyltransferase subunit: MSNNTIIPVVMPKWGLSMREGTVNEWLVDEGSEITPGMAILNVETDKIANAVEATDAGILRRKVAEPGDILPVKALLGVLAPSQIGEEDINAFIAAWETPPDSEEESEDEQAAAAFLTVNGLRIRYASRGAGEETVLFIHGFGGDLDNWLFNLDALAEHYRVIALDLPGHGQSATQLPGPQLNDLADFITAFMDALSLPTAHQVGHSLGGAIAAELAVRHPGRVRSLALIGSAGFGQEINHCYTEGFINAQVRRDLKPVVELLFSDPALVSRQMLDDLLRYKRLDGVGDALTTLQNSLFADGRQSTQPGLKLDDAGIPLLLIWGAEDQIIPVQHAEQAQAYARVEILSAAGHMPQMEKAAEVNQLLLQHLGAI; encoded by the coding sequence ATGAGCAATAACACCATTATTCCCGTTGTCATGCCTAAGTGGGGGCTATCAATGCGTGAAGGCACAGTCAATGAATGGCTGGTTGACGAAGGCAGTGAGATCACTCCGGGAATGGCGATTCTCAATGTAGAAACCGACAAAATCGCCAATGCGGTTGAAGCCACCGATGCCGGTATTCTGCGGCGCAAAGTGGCAGAACCGGGTGATATTCTGCCGGTGAAAGCTCTACTGGGTGTGCTGGCGCCATCGCAGATCGGCGAAGAGGACATCAACGCGTTTATCGCCGCCTGGGAAACTCCGCCCGACAGCGAGGAGGAGAGCGAAGACGAGCAGGCGGCCGCCGCTTTTCTCACAGTAAACGGCCTACGTATCCGTTACGCTAGCCGCGGCGCAGGCGAAGAAACCGTGCTGTTTATCCACGGCTTCGGCGGCGATCTGGACAACTGGTTGTTCAACCTGGACGCATTGGCCGAACACTACCGGGTGATAGCGCTCGATCTGCCAGGGCACGGGCAATCAGCCACCCAATTACCGGGTCCCCAATTGAACGATCTGGCTGACTTTATCACTGCTTTTATGGATGCGCTGTCACTGCCCACCGCCCACCAGGTGGGCCATTCGCTGGGCGGCGCTATCGCCGCCGAACTGGCGGTGCGTCATCCCGGGCGCGTGCGCTCACTGGCATTGATCGGCAGCGCCGGCTTCGGCCAGGAGATTAATCACTGTTACACTGAAGGCTTTATCAACGCTCAGGTGCGTCGGGATCTGAAACCGGTGGTTGAACTGCTGTTTTCCGATCCCGCGCTGGTTAGCCGGCAAATGTTGGACGATCTGCTCAGGTACAAACGGCTGGACGGCGTGGGCGACGCACTCACTACCTTGCAAAACAGCCTCTTTGCCGATGGCAGGCAGAGCACGCAACCGGGCCTGAAGTTGGATGACGCTGGCATACCACTACTGTTGATTTGGGGCGCGGAAGATCAGATTATCCCTGTACAACACGCAGAACAGGCGCAGGCGTATGCCAGAGTAGAGATCCTCAGTGCTGCTGGCCATATGCCGCAGATGGAAAAGGCAGCGGAAGTTAACCAGCTACTGCTACAACATCTGGGCGCCATTTAA
- a CDS encoding transcriptional regulator: MQREEVLEHALILLEQHGLAVTTLDMLADRLNMTTDELRPFWPDCEALLYDSLRYHSQQVDIWRRQVLLDSTLNTQQKLLARYQVLHKSVQQQRYPGCLFIAACSFFPDVEHPIHQIAEQQKKASYQHTKTLLETLETDDPEMVAQQLELILEGCLSKLLVKRQLSDIAIAKRLAEDVLRLALCRKNGALT, translated from the coding sequence ATGCAGCGAGAAGAAGTTCTGGAACACGCACTTATTTTGCTGGAACAGCACGGTTTAGCCGTCACAACGCTGGATATGCTGGCAGACAGATTGAATATGACGACCGATGAACTGCGTCCTTTCTGGCCAGACTGCGAAGCGTTACTGTACGACAGCCTGCGTTATCACAGCCAGCAAGTAGATATTTGGCGCCGCCAGGTGCTGTTGGACAGCACGCTCAATACCCAACAAAAATTACTGGCTCGATATCAGGTACTGCATAAATCGGTACAACAACAGCGTTATCCTGGTTGCCTGTTTATCGCGGCATGCAGTTTTTTTCCTGATGTTGAACATCCTATTCACCAGATTGCGGAACAGCAGAAGAAAGCATCTTACCAGCACACTAAAACGCTACTGGAAACACTGGAAACCGACGATCCCGAAATGGTTGCCCAACAGTTGGAATTGATTTTGGAAGGTTGTCTTAGCAAATTGCTGGTAAAACGCCAGTTGTCTGACATTGCCATCGCAAAACGGCTGGCAGAAGACGTATTACGCCTGGCATTGTGCCGCAAGAATGGGGCGCTGACCTGA
- a CDS encoding Fic family protein — protein MAQFNHFELSLLNPSFDSPLVDVLTELELLRHLRLETDVHPILFAQLKAVFHMLESLGSARIEGNHTTLADYVESKVEGTQSSTDQLKEINNIEAAMEFIDEHLKNADEITEYFIRELHSLAVIGLQQEGDKTPGAYRQHNVSIAQSDHLPPDHIHVSDYMSELTAFINRADKPKYDLMKIALVHHRFGWIHPFGNGNGSTVRLLTYALLIKYGFNVQSGGRVLNPTAVFCNDRERYYAMLSLADKGTERGLEEWCLYVLSGISSELKKVDQLTNHAFLSTKILYPAIDFSSERGLINPLESKVLKRAVELGTIKAGDLRAALPDLKPAQVTYQLGKLIDRGLLQPVEEGARSYTAKFSNSYLIRGVIKVLREEGFIPDL, from the coding sequence ATGGCTCAATTTAATCACTTTGAACTCTCGCTCCTGAACCCCAGTTTTGACTCCCCTTTGGTCGATGTGCTGACGGAACTGGAGTTACTCCGGCATCTGAGGCTGGAAACGGATGTTCACCCTATCCTTTTCGCGCAGTTGAAGGCCGTATTCCACATGCTGGAGAGTCTTGGCTCTGCGAGGATTGAGGGAAACCACACCACGCTTGCCGACTATGTTGAAAGCAAAGTTGAAGGAACACAGAGTTCGACGGATCAGCTCAAAGAAATCAACAATATTGAAGCTGCGATGGAATTCATCGACGAGCATCTAAAGAATGCTGATGAGATAACGGAATATTTTATCCGCGAGCTACATAGTCTGGCGGTTATCGGGTTGCAACAGGAAGGTGATAAAACGCCTGGTGCCTATCGGCAACATAACGTCAGCATCGCTCAGTCTGACCATTTACCGCCGGATCATATCCATGTTTCTGACTATATGTCAGAACTGACCGCCTTTATTAACCGTGCTGATAAACCAAAATATGATCTGATGAAAATTGCGCTGGTGCATCACCGCTTCGGCTGGATACACCCCTTTGGCAACGGTAATGGCAGCACGGTCAGACTGCTGACCTATGCGTTATTGATCAAGTATGGTTTTAATGTGCAGTCAGGTGGCCGGGTCCTTAATCCGACAGCGGTATTCTGTAATGATCGTGAGCGTTATTACGCCATGCTGTCGTTAGCGGATAAGGGAACAGAGCGGGGCTTAGAAGAATGGTGTTTATATGTACTTTCGGGAATTTCATCTGAGTTGAAGAAAGTCGATCAACTGACAAACCATGCTTTTTTGAGTACAAAAATACTGTATCCGGCGATCGACTTTTCATCTGAAAGAGGGCTAATAAACCCGTTGGAATCTAAAGTACTGAAACGGGCTGTCGAGCTAGGGACGATAAAAGCGGGTGATCTACGCGCAGCTTTACCTGACCTAAAACCGGCGCAGGTGACTTATCAACTTGGTAAATTGATTGACCGGGGACTGCTCCAGCCCGTGGAAGAAGGGGCTCGTTCCTATACGGCGAAGTTTTCTAACTCATATCTGATTCGTGGGGTGATTAAGGTCCTGCGTGAAGAAGGGTTTATTCCTGATTTGTAA
- the aspA gene encoding aspartate ammonia-lyase translates to MSDNIRIEEDLLGTREVPADAYYGVHTLRAIENFYISNQKISDVPEFVRGMVMVKKAAALANKELKTIPHQIADVIVKACDEVLNNGKCMDQFPVDVFQGGAGTSLNMNTNEVLANIGLELMGHKKGEYQYLNPNDHLNKCQSTNDAYPTGFRISIYNAILKLIDAVTQLGEGFEHKAKEFENILKMGRTQLQDAVPMTLGQEFHAFNILLKEENKNLLRIAELLLEVNLGATAIGTRLNTPDGYQHLAVQKLAEVSGLPCIPAEDLIEATSDCGAYVMVHSSLKRLAVKLSKICNDLRLLSSGPRAGLNEINLPQLQAGSSIMPAKVNPVVPEVVNQVCFKVIGNDTCITMAAEAGQLQLNVMEPVIGQAMFESTHILTNACYNLLEKCVNGITANKSVCESYVFNSIGIVTYLNPFIGHHNGDIVGKICAETGKSVREVVLERGLLTEAELDDIFSIQNLMHPAYKAKPYTDENEPS, encoded by the coding sequence ATGTCAGATAACATTCGTATTGAAGAAGACCTGTTAGGTACCCGAGAAGTCCCCGCCGATGCATATTACGGTGTTCACACCCTCCGAGCTATTGAAAACTTTTATATTAGCAACCAGAAAATCAGCGATGTTCCCGAGTTTGTACGCGGTATGGTGATGGTTAAAAAAGCCGCAGCATTGGCAAACAAGGAGCTGAAGACCATTCCCCACCAGATTGCCGATGTTATTGTCAAAGCCTGTGATGAGGTGCTGAACAATGGTAAATGCATGGACCAGTTCCCTGTTGATGTGTTCCAGGGCGGCGCGGGCACGTCTCTCAACATGAATACCAACGAAGTGCTGGCCAACATCGGTCTGGAACTAATGGGACACAAAAAAGGGGAATATCAATATCTTAACCCAAACGATCATCTCAACAAATGCCAATCTACCAATGATGCCTATCCCACGGGGTTCCGCATCTCAATATACAATGCCATTCTGAAGCTGATTGATGCAGTCACACAGCTGGGTGAAGGCTTTGAACATAAAGCCAAGGAATTTGAGAACATTCTGAAAATGGGTAGAACCCAGTTACAGGATGCCGTCCCGATGACATTGGGACAAGAGTTCCACGCATTTAACATATTGCTGAAAGAAGAAAATAAAAACCTGTTGCGTATCGCCGAGTTATTACTGGAGGTTAACCTCGGGGCTACCGCTATCGGTACCCGACTGAATACCCCGGATGGCTACCAGCATTTGGCGGTCCAAAAGCTGGCTGAAGTCAGCGGTTTGCCTTGTATCCCCGCAGAAGATCTGATCGAAGCCACCTCTGATTGTGGTGCTTATGTCATGGTCCACAGTTCACTGAAACGCCTGGCGGTGAAACTTTCCAAGATCTGTAATGACCTGCGTCTGCTCTCTTCAGGCCCCCGCGCAGGCCTGAATGAAATCAACCTGCCGCAATTGCAGGCGGGTTCATCCATCATGCCAGCCAAAGTCAACCCGGTGGTACCCGAAGTAGTCAACCAGGTGTGTTTCAAGGTCATAGGTAACGACACCTGCATCACTATGGCGGCAGAAGCAGGTCAATTACAGCTTAACGTAATGGAGCCAGTCATTGGCCAGGCCATGTTTGAGTCTACCCATATCCTGACCAACGCTTGTTACAACCTGTTGGAAAAATGCGTGAATGGTATCACCGCCAATAAATCGGTGTGTGAATCCTACGTGTTCAACTCTATCGGGATTGTGACGTACCTGAACCCATTCATTGGCCACCACAATGGCGACATTGTGGGAAAAATCTGTGCAGAAACCGGTAAGAGCGTGCGAGAGGTAGTACTGGAGCGTGGGTTGCTGACTGAAGCCGAACTGGATGACATATTCTCGATACAGAACCTGATGCATCCGGCTTACAAAGCAAAGCCTTACACAGATGAAAACGAACCGTCATAA
- a CDS encoding protein-disulfide reductase DsbD yields MAQRIFTLIVLFCAAVFTTDAAAQSPFGQNTQSQFLPVDQAFAFDFQQHGSQLTLQWQIHPGYYLYQQQIKLVAKNATLGKVDLPTGISHRDEFFGEVAIYRQPLSLNIPLTAAQQGALVRVTYQGCADAGFCYPPETREVPLSAVNASNTNPLPSAETKPEAPSSTTEKPELPFSPLWALLIGIGVAFTPCVLPMYPLISSLLLGNQQRLSARRTFLLAMTYVQGMALTYTMLGLVVAAAGLRFQAALQNPYMLIGLSLLFIALALSMFGVYSLQLPSSLQTKLVEWSNRQQQGSLAGIFSMGALAGLICSPCTTAPLSALLLYIAQSGNLLAGGGSLYLYALGMGLPLIVVTLFGNRLLPKNGPWMVTVKEAFGFIILALPVFLLERVLGDDWGLRLWSLLGVTFFGWAFILSLRNHTGWMRGVQILLLLAALVTVRPLQDWLFAPAQTADNTSTKSLFAPVRNRTELQTALVRSGRATMLDLYANWCIACKEFEKYTFSDSAVRQQLKTMQRLQIDVTANSKEQNALLKQYQVLGLPTILFFDASGKEISGSRVTGFMNAKQFQLHLRKLGQ; encoded by the coding sequence ATGGCTCAACGCATCTTTACGCTGATTGTTCTGTTCTGCGCAGCAGTTTTCACCACTGACGCTGCGGCACAGAGCCCATTCGGACAGAATACACAATCACAATTTTTGCCGGTGGATCAAGCATTCGCCTTCGACTTTCAACAACATGGCTCGCAACTCACACTGCAATGGCAGATTCACCCCGGCTACTACCTTTATCAGCAACAGATCAAGCTGGTCGCTAAAAATGCCACCTTGGGAAAGGTAGATTTACCCACTGGGATTAGCCATCGGGACGAATTCTTTGGCGAGGTTGCCATTTACCGGCAACCATTGTCCTTGAATATTCCATTGACTGCCGCCCAGCAAGGCGCGCTGGTCAGAGTAACCTATCAGGGATGTGCCGATGCCGGATTTTGTTATCCACCGGAGACCCGTGAAGTACCACTCAGCGCAGTCAACGCAAGTAATACCAACCCACTGCCCAGCGCGGAAACAAAACCTGAAGCGCCATCCAGCACCACTGAGAAACCCGAACTGCCGTTTTCACCATTATGGGCTCTGCTGATTGGTATTGGTGTCGCATTTACACCGTGTGTACTGCCGATGTATCCGTTGATATCCAGTCTGTTACTCGGCAACCAGCAACGTCTCTCCGCGAGACGGACATTTTTACTCGCCATGACCTACGTACAGGGCATGGCGCTCACCTACACCATGCTTGGTCTGGTGGTGGCCGCCGCCGGGTTGCGCTTTCAGGCTGCACTGCAAAACCCGTATATGCTCATTGGCCTGTCATTGCTTTTTATTGCGCTGGCACTTTCCATGTTCGGGGTCTACAGCCTGCAATTGCCGTCTTCATTGCAAACCAAACTAGTGGAATGGAGCAACCGGCAGCAACAAGGCTCTCTGGCAGGTATTTTCTCCATGGGAGCGTTAGCAGGGTTGATCTGCTCTCCCTGTACCACTGCTCCGCTTAGCGCTCTGCTGCTGTATATTGCCCAAAGCGGTAATCTGCTGGCCGGGGGCGGTTCTCTCTACCTGTATGCATTGGGCATGGGGCTACCATTGATAGTAGTGACACTATTTGGGAATCGGTTACTGCCCAAAAATGGCCCCTGGATGGTGACGGTTAAAGAAGCATTCGGTTTCATTATTCTTGCGTTACCGGTGTTCCTACTGGAACGGGTACTGGGAGACGACTGGGGATTACGCTTATGGAGTCTGCTGGGTGTTACGTTTTTCGGCTGGGCTTTTATCCTCAGCTTACGAAACCACACAGGCTGGATGCGGGGAGTACAGATATTATTACTATTGGCTGCATTGGTAACCGTGCGCCCGTTGCAGGATTGGCTATTTGCTCCAGCCCAGACAGCGGACAACACATCGACAAAAAGCCTATTTGCGCCAGTACGCAACCGAACTGAATTACAGACGGCACTGGTACGCTCTGGTCGGGCGACTATGCTCGATCTGTATGCAAACTGGTGTATCGCCTGCAAGGAATTCGAAAAATATACCTTCAGCGATAGCGCTGTTCGACAGCAGCTGAAAACAATGCAGCGACTACAAATTGATGTAACCGCTAACAGCAAAGAACAAAACGCGTTGTTGAAGCAATATCAGGTACTCGGCCTACCCACTATTTTGTTTTTTGACGCCAGTGGCAAAGAAATATCCGGTTCACGGGTAACCGGCTTTATGAATGCCAAACAATTTCAGTTACATTTGCGCAAACTGGGGCAATAA
- a CDS encoding lipoate--protein ligase family protein, with product MPHSSAATARCGLFHWLHNQLQHCDDPTTAEDELFGYAAAGTAVAKIWQAPQALVAPRTYTRYALLEQVRQRFAAQGCPVFLRKSGGGLVPQGPGIINLSLAYPIQQSLGEAATPVYLHLCEILRDTLQTFGIASHFQAVSGSFCDGRFNLACGTEATARKISGTAQYWQSLPGQEPGEPRRHIVLAHAVLLVAVDLPKVHQWANDFEQQIGSGHHYDAAKTVDMAALMNANLERQQALCQQVSVALGEIVRQRAAPFTTR from the coding sequence ATGCCGCACTCATCGGCCGCAACCGCACGCTGCGGCCTTTTTCACTGGTTGCACAACCAATTACAACACTGTGACGATCCCACAACCGCCGAGGACGAGCTGTTTGGCTATGCGGCGGCGGGCACCGCGGTGGCTAAAATCTGGCAGGCGCCGCAGGCGCTGGTTGCACCGCGCACCTACACCCGCTATGCGCTTTTAGAGCAGGTGCGTCAACGCTTTGCTGCACAGGGCTGCCCCGTTTTCCTGCGCAAATCCGGCGGTGGCTTGGTGCCTCAGGGGCCGGGCATTATCAACCTCAGCCTGGCTTACCCGATACAGCAAAGTCTGGGAGAAGCGGCAACGCCGGTTTATCTTCACTTATGTGAAATATTGCGTGATACGCTGCAAACCTTTGGCATTGCCAGCCACTTTCAGGCAGTGAGTGGCTCCTTTTGCGACGGCCGCTTTAACCTGGCCTGTGGCACCGAAGCTACGGCGCGCAAAATTTCCGGTACTGCACAATACTGGCAGTCGTTGCCCGGACAGGAGCCTGGCGAACCACGGCGGCACATCGTGCTGGCACACGCGGTGTTGTTGGTAGCGGTGGATTTGCCCAAGGTACACCAGTGGGCTAATGATTTTGAACAGCAGATTGGCAGCGGTCATCATTATGATGCCGCAAAAACTGTTGATATGGCGGCGCTGATGAATGCCAACCTAGAACGACAGCAGGCTTTATGCCAGCAGGTCAGTGTGGCGCTGGGGGAGATAGTACGCCAGCGGGCAGCACCTTTTACTACCCGTTAG
- a CDS encoding FxsA family protein, producing the protein MRWLPLLLIFFFTYIEVSIFIRVAEVFGVAMTLLLVVFTSCVGVSLVRNQGMRTFLQMQQKLEAGESPAVEMVKSVSLVLAGFLLLLPGFFTDFLGLMLLLPPVQKHLTLKLMPHLYIWRARSGTGTGTSGSEGNTFEGEYQRKDKEHNDRIEPRDNDRDNH; encoded by the coding sequence GTGCGCTGGTTACCGTTATTACTGATTTTCTTTTTTACTTACATCGAAGTTTCCATTTTTATCCGGGTCGCCGAAGTCTTTGGTGTGGCGATGACATTACTGTTGGTCGTGTTTACGTCCTGTGTAGGGGTATCCCTGGTTCGTAATCAGGGAATGAGAACCTTTCTCCAGATGCAGCAGAAACTGGAAGCGGGCGAAAGTCCTGCCGTGGAAATGGTAAAAAGTGTATCACTGGTGCTGGCTGGTTTCTTGTTGTTGCTTCCCGGTTTTTTCACCGATTTTCTTGGCTTGATGTTGTTATTGCCACCGGTGCAAAAGCATCTGACACTGAAACTGATGCCTCATCTGTATATCTGGCGCGCTCGTTCCGGAACAGGAACCGGCACATCAGGTTCTGAAGGAAATACTTTTGAAGGTGAATATCAGCGGAAGGATAAGGAACATAATGACCGTATCGAACCCCGCGATAATGATCGAGATAATCACTGA
- a CDS encoding anaerobic C4-dicarboxylate transporter yields MLTMELIVVLLAIYLGARLGGIGIGFAGGIGVLVLTLGFHIKPGVIPFDVIEIIMAVIAAIAAMQVAGGMDYLVSLAEKLLRKQPKYVTFLAPLVTYFMTLLAGTGHTAFSTLPVIAEVAKEQGIRPSRPLSIAVVASQIAITASPISAAVVFMASILEPKGVSYLALLGICIPTTLTAIMLTAILTNFLGKDLKDDEVYQERLRKDEVTLRGSSKLVLKPRAKLSVLLFLIGIVAVVLYATAISDTVGLISNPVLPRNEAIVVFMLTIATLISLTCKIDTAQVLSASTFKSGMSACVCVMGVAWLGDTFVKAHITDIQSTAGALLQSYPWMLAVVLFFAATLLYSQAATTKALMPAALLLGVSPVTAVASFAAVSALFVLPTYPTLLAAVEMDDTGSTRIGKFVFNHSFLIPGVVAIALSVIFGFILGNIVL; encoded by the coding sequence ATGCTTACCATGGAACTCATTGTTGTTCTGCTCGCCATTTATCTGGGCGCTCGTCTCGGGGGGATCGGGATCGGTTTCGCCGGTGGCATTGGCGTACTGGTTTTAACACTCGGTTTCCACATAAAACCCGGCGTCATTCCCTTTGACGTGATTGAAATCATCATGGCGGTTATCGCCGCTATTGCCGCCATGCAGGTTGCTGGAGGGATGGATTATCTGGTCAGCCTGGCGGAAAAACTGCTGCGCAAACAGCCCAAATATGTCACTTTTCTGGCACCGTTAGTAACCTATTTCATGACGCTGCTGGCAGGAACCGGTCACACAGCATTCTCCACGCTACCGGTCATTGCGGAAGTCGCTAAAGAACAAGGTATTCGCCCTTCCCGGCCGCTCTCTATCGCCGTCGTCGCATCGCAGATTGCCATTACCGCCTCCCCCATATCTGCTGCTGTGGTTTTCATGGCCAGCATCCTGGAGCCTAAAGGCGTCAGTTATTTGGCACTGTTAGGTATCTGCATCCCCACCACGCTGACTGCCATCATGCTAACGGCTATCCTTACCAACTTTCTCGGTAAAGATCTAAAAGACGATGAAGTCTATCAGGAACGTCTTCGCAAAGACGAAGTGACGCTACGCGGCAGTAGTAAACTGGTGTTAAAACCCCGAGCAAAACTGTCTGTTCTTCTGTTTCTCATCGGTATTGTCGCCGTGGTGCTTTATGCCACAGCTATCAGTGATACTGTCGGCCTGATCAGCAACCCGGTATTACCGCGGAATGAAGCCATTGTGGTATTTATGCTGACCATTGCCACGCTAATTAGCTTGACTTGCAAAATCGACACCGCACAAGTTCTCTCGGCCAGTACTTTCAAATCCGGCATGAGTGCCTGCGTGTGCGTTATGGGTGTGGCCTGGCTGGGTGATACTTTCGTGAAAGCACATATCACCGATATCCAGAGCACAGCGGGTGCACTGCTGCAAAGTTATCCGTGGATGCTGGCAGTAGTTTTGTTTTTCGCCGCCACCCTGCTCTACTCTCAGGCGGCAACAACTAAAGCCCTGATGCCTGCGGCCTTATTGCTCGGCGTATCACCAGTGACTGCGGTAGCTTCTTTTGCTGCGGTGTCAGCGCTGTTTGTACTACCGACTTACCCAACTCTACTGGCGGCGGTCGAAATGGATGACACTGGCTCAACCCGTATCGGCAAGTTCGTGTTTAACCATTCATTCCTGATCCCAGGGGTTGTGGCAATTGCACTCTCTGTCATCTTCGGATTTATCCTTGGCAATATTGTACTGTAA